From the Pyrenophora tritici-repentis strain M4 chromosome 5, whole genome shotgun sequence genome, the window GCCGATGCATGCAACTGCAACGGTGGGCGAGGCAAAGCAGCCCGCCAAGCTCAGCCGCCGCCCGGAGCTTCAACCCCACTAGCGACTGCAGGCACGGACGGCCCAACTCCCCATACTGACATGTCATAGTCGGTTCTCCCCCGACTTGCCGCCCTGAATATCGACCTTTGAGCTGGTCTTGAGCTCTGAGCAACATGGTGCGGTCTTGTAGTCAATTCCTTGTCTTAATAATGCTAACATGCCCAGTCGCAATCACTCCGCCCATACCTCCAGTGCGTGCGCTCGTCGCTCACAGCCGCCCTCTCCCTGTCCAACTTTGCCTCGCAGGCCTCGGAACGCCACAATGTCCCCGAAATTGAAGCTGCAAGCTCCCCGGAAGTCATTCTGAACCCGCTTACCGTATCGAGAAACGAGAATGAACGCGTGTACATCGAGCCCAGTATCAACAGTGTACGAATCAGTATCAAGATCAAACAAGCCGATGAGATTGAGCATATTCTGGTTCACAAGTTCACACGCTTCTTGACGCAAAGAGCCGAGTCTTTCTACATTCTACGGAGAAAGCCGGTCAAGGGCTACGATATTTCGTTCCTGATTACAAACTTCCACACCGAGGAGATGTTGAAGCACAAGCTGGTGGACTTTATCATCCAGTTCATGGAGGAGGTTGACAAGGAGATTTCGGAGATGAAGCTCTTCGTAAGCAATCCGAGGATTCCTGAGGTACATGGACTGACAAGTTTCTAGTTGAACGCAAGAGCTCGTTTCGTGGCTGAGTCTTTCCTTACACCGGTACGTTCGGCTACACAATTACTGCCTAGCACACACTAACATGAGTCCAGTTTGACTGAGCATACTATAATGTCCACGTTTGTACATATCGGGCAAGGTGTGGAAGTAGCAAGACGGATGGACAATGCAGAGAGCCGGGTCCGGGTCCGGGTTGCGGCGTGAGAAAGTTGTCATATAAGCTGAGCATTCGACCAGCACTGAATAGAAACACAAGCTTCAAATCTATACATATCACACATATGGAAAGCATGTGCATGTTTAGGAACAGCTTCATGAAAAGCACCTTGGTATTCTTAGTCATTTCTGTCCTTTCGCATCTTCATCTTTGGTCTTTTGAGCTACATGCAGTATGTAATCCGAGGCGTACCCAGATAAGCCCAATAACCCATCTGTCCTCGATAAGTCGGCGAGAACAGCAGTTCATAACCCGTCGAGACCAGCAGTCTACAACTTGGCAAGAACAGCCTCGGCACCAGAAACCTACAACCACATTAGCAAACACACCCCTCAAATCAACCAATCCAAAACTTACCGAAACCTCACCAGGGCTCTTCTCATTCTCAGCATACACAACCTTGCCATGATCAAACACCATAGCCCACCTGCCATTGCGATCGCCCATACCCGCCTGCCAGCCATAGTTCTGGCTAAACATGGTCTTTGTATCGCTCAAGAACAGGACCTCGTCGCCCTTGACGCCGTTGACCTTGCCCCAGGCATTCATGACCCACGCGTCGTTGCTGGCAATGGTGGCGATGATGTCAACGCCCTTGGCCTTGAACTCGGCTGCTTTGGCAATGTAGGGGGGTAGGTGGTGGGCTTGGCAGCCGGGAGTGAAGGCGCCGGGCACGGAGAAGACGACGACTTTTTTGTTGGCCCATTCTTTGGAGGCGTCGTAGGTTTGGGGGAGCCCGCAGGCCGTGGGGTCCGAGTCAGTTATCGGGGCCCATCTAAGTCGTGGTTAGTTGGGGAGTGGTGGATAGATGGATGGAGGCGGAAGCGGTAGGAAGAACATGAGCGAGATGTACGCGGTGAGATCACTTACTCGAACTTGACGCCCTCGGGGAGTGTATCACCAACTTTAAGAGGAGCCATCGTGGATATCGTGTGAGCTTCGTAGATAAATCTTTCGGTGAAGTGTGTGTTGAGGGATTGTATTGTAACGAAGCAGAAAGCGAAAGAAGAAGTCGAAGAACCCCGACCCTTTATATCCACAATCCCCAGCTCCAAAGAAATCCAAGAGGGGTACCAAAGCTTTCGCAACCGTGGACAGCTTCGAGATCATAGTGGGGCACAGGGTCCGGCGTGCGCCCGGCCGAGGTATCTAGCGCAGAGGTACGCGATCGGAGGTACCGCCCGGCGTAAGCAAGAAACGGAGGACGGTTGACAAATACTTTTGGCCTATCATGGTTTGGTGAGAGGGGCGTGTACCTTGATGGTTTGAGGTGTCTGGGCAGACATGGGATTAATTACAATACTCCCCCTCGTGTATAGCTGGGTTGGCAATAGAGGGGCTCTTGCGTGATAGGAAGGGGGTAGGTTAAAACGTTTACGAAGCTTGCCGTGTGTATCAGTTCATGATCAATGAAACAAACCTGCATAAAGTATGGTGTAGGGTCTATAGAATTGGGTTCAGGTAGCGATGACGTGATTGTTGAAGATATGTACAAACGGGTTCATTCAACCTTGGGAGACTTGGCTCGACACGCAATGTGCGACAAAATGCCTCGTCCCTACGTCTCATCAGATTTGCAAAATCATACGTATGCTACAATTTCAAAGT encodes:
- a CDS encoding Redoxin multi-domain protein, yielding MAPLKVGDTLPEGVKFEWAPITDSDPTACGLPQTYDASKEWANKKVVVFSVPGAFTPGCQAHHLPPYIAKAAEFKAKGVDIIATIASNDAWVMNAWGKVNGVKGDEVLFLSDTKTMFSQNYGWQAGMGDRNGRWAMVFDHGKVVYAENEKSPGEVSVSGAEAVLAKL
- a CDS encoding actin-related protein 2-3 complex subunit 4, with product MSQSLRPYLQCVRSSLTAALSLSNFASQASERHNVPEIEAASSPEVILNPLTVSRNENERVYIEPSINSVRISIKIKQADEIEHILVHKFTRFLTQRAESFYILRRKPVKGYDISFLITNFHTEEMLKHKLVDFIIQFMEEVDKEISEMKLFLNARARFVAESFLTPFD